A single Streptomyces sp. 2114.4 DNA region contains:
- a CDS encoding Gfo/Idh/MocA family protein, translated as MTTPRIGLLGTGPWARRVHAPALAAHPGVELTGIWGRRAAAAAALAQVHRTRPYESPDELFEACDAVAIALPPSVQAALALRAAGAGCHLLLDKPVATAVPEARALVAAADRAGIASVVFFTARFGAQEGEWIAAQAAAGGWFTAHADWLGSVFADDSSSPYSDSSWRREKGGLWDVGPHALSVLLPVLGDAETVTATRGPADAVLLAMRHSSGAASSATLGLTAPAAASGVEITLRGTAGITSLPRRQDGPEVAYRHAVDALLAAVETGLPNACDLHFGLRVTEILAAAEETLPPLVPDRP; from the coding sequence ATGACGACCCCGCGCATCGGACTCCTCGGCACCGGCCCCTGGGCGCGGCGCGTCCACGCCCCTGCCCTCGCCGCCCACCCGGGCGTCGAGCTCACCGGCATCTGGGGGCGCAGGGCGGCGGCCGCCGCCGCGCTGGCCCAGGTCCACCGCACCCGCCCGTACGAGAGCCCCGACGAGCTGTTCGAGGCCTGCGACGCCGTCGCGATCGCCCTGCCGCCGTCCGTCCAGGCCGCGTTGGCGCTCCGCGCCGCCGGGGCCGGCTGCCATCTCCTCCTGGACAAGCCGGTGGCCACCGCCGTGCCCGAGGCGCGCGCCCTCGTCGCGGCCGCCGACCGGGCGGGTATCGCCTCGGTGGTCTTCTTCACGGCGCGCTTCGGGGCGCAGGAAGGGGAGTGGATCGCGGCCCAGGCCGCGGCCGGCGGCTGGTTCACCGCCCATGCCGACTGGCTCGGCTCGGTCTTCGCCGACGACAGCTCCAGCCCGTACTCCGACTCGTCCTGGCGCCGGGAGAAGGGCGGGCTGTGGGACGTCGGCCCGCATGCGCTGTCGGTGCTCCTGCCGGTCCTCGGCGACGCGGAAACGGTCACCGCGACCCGCGGCCCCGCCGATGCCGTGCTGCTGGCGATGCGGCACAGCAGTGGCGCGGCCAGTTCGGCGACGCTCGGCCTGACCGCGCCCGCCGCGGCGTCCGGCGTCGAGATCACCCTCCGCGGCACCGCCGGCATCACCTCCCTGCCCCGACGCCAGGACGGCCCCGAAGTGGCCTACCGCCACGCGGTCGACGCCCTGCTGGCCGCCGTCGAGACCGGTCTGCCCAACGCCTGCGACCTCCACTTCGGCCTCCGGGTCACCGAAATCCTGGCCGCGGCGGAGGAAACCCTCCCGCCTCTCGTACCTGACAGGCCATGA
- the glnII gene encoding glutamine synthetase, translating to MSIKAEYIWIDGTQPTAKLRSKTRILSDGSRLPRWGFDGSSTNQAEGHASDLVLEPVFSCPDPIRGGDHLLVLCEVLHTDLTPHPSNTRALLRPVAERFAGQEPIFGIEQEYTFLKGDRPLGFPEGGGYPAPQADYYCGVGADAIFGREIVEKHLDLCLAAGLGLSGINAEVMPGQWEFQVGALPPLEVSDHMWVARWLLHRVAEEFGVTASLDAKPAKGDWNGAGAHTNFSTRAMREGYDPIITACEALGQDDKPLEHVRQYGTGIEDRLTGAHETAPWDAYSYGASDRGASVRIPWQVEVEKKGYIEDRRPNANVDPYVVTRLMVDTCCTELARREQI from the coding sequence GTGAGCATCAAGGCCGAATACATCTGGATCGACGGCACGCAGCCGACCGCCAAGCTCCGCTCCAAGACCAGGATCCTGTCCGACGGCAGCCGGCTTCCGCGGTGGGGCTTCGACGGTTCCAGCACCAACCAGGCCGAAGGCCACGCCTCGGACCTCGTACTGGAGCCGGTGTTCAGCTGCCCGGACCCGATCCGCGGCGGTGACCACCTGCTGGTGCTGTGCGAGGTGCTGCACACCGACCTCACTCCGCACCCCTCCAACACGCGGGCGCTGCTGCGCCCGGTCGCGGAGCGGTTCGCCGGCCAGGAGCCGATCTTCGGCATCGAGCAGGAGTACACCTTCCTCAAGGGGGACCGTCCGCTCGGCTTCCCTGAGGGCGGCGGCTACCCGGCCCCGCAGGCCGACTACTACTGCGGTGTGGGCGCCGACGCGATCTTCGGCCGGGAGATCGTCGAGAAGCACCTCGACCTGTGCCTGGCGGCCGGTCTGGGCCTGTCCGGCATCAACGCCGAGGTCATGCCCGGCCAGTGGGAGTTCCAGGTCGGCGCGCTGCCGCCGCTGGAGGTCTCGGACCACATGTGGGTGGCGCGCTGGCTGCTGCACCGGGTGGCGGAGGAGTTCGGCGTCACCGCGTCGCTGGACGCCAAGCCGGCCAAGGGCGACTGGAACGGCGCGGGCGCGCACACCAACTTCTCCACCCGCGCGATGCGGGAGGGCTACGACCCGATCATCACCGCCTGCGAGGCGCTGGGCCAGGACGACAAGCCGCTGGAGCACGTCCGCCAGTACGGCACCGGCATCGAGGACCGGCTGACCGGCGCGCACGAGACCGCCCCCTGGGACGCGTACTCCTACGGCGCCTCCGATCGCGGCGCCTCGGTGCGCATCCCCTGGCAGGTCGAGGTCGAGAAGAAGGGCTACATCGAGGACCGGCGCCCGAACGCCAACGTCGACCCGTATGTGGTCACCCGGCTGATGGTGGACACCTGCTGCACGGAGCTGGCGCGGCGCGAGCAGATCTGA
- a CDS encoding rhomboid-like protein codes for MSAGPVSRAASRVLTTARLSRGLPVAVPWAAPLYVGAVQLGAYATARLPGHRRTELLRAHSTNVANLRAGKWQTLVTSAVFVEEPLPVAYGAALLAALGTAEARWGPWRTAGVFAAGHVGASLLVYAALRGRFPGSAPAAPAAPGTPPTDPGARAVHAPEATVDGPPDATARAIDVGASYGFNATVGALAATVPHRGVRTAATAGLLALGTWPVLRRRRTFTDAGHLAALALGVATGTGMRAVKGRRTGGG; via the coding sequence GTGTCCGCTGGTCCCGTGTCACGGGCGGCGTCGCGCGTCCTGACGACCGCCCGCCTTTCTCGTGGTCTGCCGGTCGCCGTCCCCTGGGCCGCGCCGCTCTATGTCGGTGCCGTACAGCTCGGTGCGTACGCCACCGCGCGGCTCCCCGGCCACCGGCGCACGGAACTGCTGCGTGCGCACTCCACCAATGTCGCCAATCTGCGGGCCGGAAAGTGGCAGACGCTGGTCACCAGTGCGGTGTTCGTGGAGGAGCCGCTGCCGGTGGCCTACGGCGCCGCGCTGCTCGCCGCTCTCGGCACGGCCGAGGCGCGCTGGGGCCCCTGGCGCACGGCAGGGGTGTTCGCGGCCGGTCATGTGGGGGCCAGTCTGCTGGTCTACGCGGCCTTGCGCGGCCGGTTCCCGGGCAGTGCTCCCGCTGCTCCGGCTGCTCCCGGCACTCCCCCAACCGACCCCGGAGCCCGCGCCGTTCACGCCCCCGAGGCCACGGTCGATGGCCCGCCGGACGCGACCGCGCGGGCCATCGACGTCGGAGCCAGCTACGGCTTCAACGCCACGGTGGGCGCCCTCGCCGCCACCGTCCCGCACCGTGGCGTGCGCACCGCGGCAACGGCCGGTCTGCTGGCGCTGGGGACCTGGCCCGTGCTGCGCCGCCGACGGACGTTCACCGACGCCGGACATCTGGCGGCGCTCGCGCTCGGGGTGGCGACGGGGACGGGGATGCGGGCCGTAAAGGGGAGACGGACGGGAGGGGGCTGA
- a CDS encoding winged helix-turn-helix domain-containing protein → MTNLRTLTAGSATAPLPAHPASHPPHPPRHRLRAVAPDEAHASPATPPGEGAPPLGVPSVAELLDSGATWLPAPQHSLPALPGRPPMVGYLVLVPAEQVATAPPPATAGPGVSAPTGDETVRIDPEQRTAQVQGRPLDLTYLEFELLAHLVAHPHRVHTRDHLVSTVWGYGHVGDGRTVDVHVARLRRKLGAAHRSSIVTVRRVGYKYVPGI, encoded by the coding sequence ATGACGAACCTCCGTACCCTGACCGCCGGTTCCGCCACGGCTCCCCTCCCCGCCCACCCCGCCTCGCACCCCCCGCATCCCCCGCGCCACCGGCTGCGCGCCGTGGCGCCGGACGAGGCCCACGCGTCGCCCGCCACGCCCCCGGGCGAAGGCGCCCCGCCCCTCGGTGTCCCCTCGGTCGCCGAACTGCTGGACTCCGGCGCCACCTGGCTTCCGGCCCCGCAGCACAGCCTGCCGGCGCTTCCCGGCCGGCCGCCGATGGTCGGCTACCTCGTCCTCGTACCGGCCGAGCAGGTCGCGACCGCCCCGCCGCCGGCCACCGCCGGTCCCGGGGTGAGCGCGCCGACCGGCGACGAGACCGTGCGGATCGACCCCGAACAGCGCACCGCGCAGGTCCAGGGCCGGCCGCTGGACCTGACGTACCTCGAATTCGAGCTGCTGGCCCATCTGGTCGCGCATCCGCACCGGGTGCACACCCGCGACCACCTGGTGTCCACGGTGTGGGGCTACGGGCACGTCGGCGACGGCCGTACGGTCGATGTCCATGTCGCCCGGCTGCGGCGCAAGTTGGGCGCCGCGCACCGGTCGTCGATCGTGACGGTGCGGCGGGTCGGCTACAAGTACGTGCCGGGCATCTGA
- a CDS encoding DedA family protein, with translation MFEQLDQLTEPLQGMLGSPWLWLVILLVSGLDALLPFMPSETTVVLVAVLIGPDLPLLALLAGVAAAGALAGDCLGYAVGRYAGPRAVARLLRGERGRARHSRARARVERHAALLIIAGRFLPGGRVIAALSTGSVRFPLRRFVALDAVGAGIWAVGSAALGGLGGTALTDSPAEGMLLASGTGLVVAGCVGALHRRSAPRDGERPAPKRCGPRIRAL, from the coding sequence GTGTTTGAGCAGCTGGACCAGCTCACCGAGCCCCTGCAGGGCATGCTGGGCTCGCCCTGGCTGTGGCTGGTCATCCTGTTGGTGTCCGGACTCGACGCACTGCTGCCGTTCATGCCGAGCGAGACCACCGTCGTCCTGGTCGCCGTGCTCATCGGCCCCGACCTGCCGCTGCTCGCCCTGCTGGCGGGTGTGGCGGCGGCCGGGGCACTGGCCGGTGACTGCCTCGGCTATGCCGTGGGACGGTACGCGGGCCCGCGAGCGGTCGCCCGGCTGCTGCGGGGGGAGCGCGGCCGGGCCCGGCACTCCAGGGCCCGCGCACGGGTCGAGCGGCACGCCGCCCTGCTCATCATCGCCGGCCGCTTCCTGCCCGGCGGCCGGGTGATCGCCGCCCTGTCCACCGGGAGCGTCCGCTTCCCGTTGCGCCGCTTCGTCGCGCTGGACGCGGTGGGCGCGGGCATCTGGGCGGTGGGCAGCGCGGCGCTCGGCGGCCTGGGCGGTACGGCGCTCACCGATTCCCCGGCCGAGGGGATGCTGCTGGCCTCCGGGACCGGCCTGGTGGTGGCGGGCTGCGTGGGCGCTTTGCACCGCCGGTCCGCACCACGGGACGGGGAACGGCCCGCACCGAAGCGGTGCGGGCCCCGGATACGCGCGCTGTGA
- a CDS encoding 1-acyl-sn-glycerol-3-phosphate acyltransferase, producing MNGPWDVWSDCTPDCAAHALPRVPATRIARRGAAFARGVRRALTDGERMADPVRLRAHAASLLDALGVRVEGAAALTAGGRDGAGDGSGLGPGTLIVINHISWLDILALLAVEPVTLLAKREVGTWPVVGGLARRAGTHFIDRTSPRRLRHTVREVSELLGSGRSVAVFPQATTWCTADRGSFRRATFQAALDAGAPVRPVTLHYTQQGLPSTVAAFCGEDTFAASLRRVLAARALTVRVTAHPVLNAADGFWDRRELADRAARAVLGGRPQPGVVTVPEPVAVAVPAFPVPEFPVPEVAVPAGPGTPETPARV from the coding sequence GTGAACGGCCCCTGGGACGTGTGGTCCGACTGCACTCCGGACTGCGCCGCGCACGCCCTGCCGCGTGTACCGGCGACCCGCATCGCCCGGCGCGGCGCCGCGTTCGCCCGCGGGGTACGGCGGGCGCTGACGGACGGTGAGCGGATGGCCGATCCGGTACGGCTGCGGGCTCACGCCGCTTCGCTGCTCGATGCGCTCGGAGTCCGCGTCGAGGGCGCGGCCGCGCTCACGGCGGGTGGCCGCGACGGTGCCGGCGACGGCTCCGGCCTCGGTCCCGGCACCCTCATCGTCATCAACCACATCTCCTGGCTCGACATCCTCGCCCTGCTGGCCGTCGAACCGGTCACCCTGCTCGCCAAGCGCGAGGTCGGCACCTGGCCGGTCGTCGGCGGCCTGGCCCGCAGAGCCGGTACGCACTTCATCGACCGTACGAGCCCCCGCCGGCTGCGCCACACCGTCCGGGAGGTGTCCGAACTGCTGGGCTCCGGGCGGTCGGTGGCGGTCTTCCCGCAGGCCACCACCTGGTGCACCGCCGACCGGGGCAGCTTCCGCCGGGCCACCTTCCAGGCCGCCCTCGACGCGGGCGCGCCGGTCCGCCCGGTGACCCTCCACTACACCCAGCAGGGCCTGCCCAGCACGGTGGCCGCGTTCTGCGGCGAGGACACCTTTGCCGCCTCGCTGCGCCGGGTGCTCGCCGCCCGGGCGCTGACCGTTCGCGTCACGGCACATCCGGTGCTGAACGCGGCGGACGGGTTCTGGGACCGGCGGGAGCTGGCGGACCGGGCGGCGCGCGCGGTGCTCGGCGGCCGGCCGCAGCCGGGCGTGGTGACAGTACCGGAGCCGGTCGCGGTGGCGGTGCCGGCGTTCCCCGTGCCGGAGTTCCCCGTGCCGGAGGTTGCGGTACCGGCGGGGCCCGGCACACCGGAGACTCCGGCCCGTGTTTGA
- a CDS encoding GNAT family N-acetyltransferase: MASTASAAVRRTASSSASATASVPTVVPGPAPAPALTGAASAGHAPAADPGYTAKIAGTHEQIRAAQRLRHQVFAGEMGATLHSPLPGHDIDAVDDLADHLVVTHTATGDVVGTYRLLPPGRSPRLYSDGEFDLGALAELRPSLIEAGRSCVHPDHRSGAVMTQMWAALARYTLLSGHRYLAGCASVPLADGGIAAAHAWGLGRTRYAAPHGLQVTPHHPWHPTVPVPARPTLAQLPPLLRGYLRIGAFICGEPAHDPEFDVADFFVVLDMERLGDRYRRYFLGAR, encoded by the coding sequence ATGGCATCGACCGCGTCCGCTGCCGTTCGACGCACCGCTTCCTCTTCCGCATCCGCTACCGCTTCCGTCCCCACGGTCGTTCCCGGCCCGGCACCCGCTCCCGCCCTCACGGGGGCCGCCTCCGCCGGTCACGCTCCCGCCGCCGACCCCGGCTACACCGCCAAGATCGCCGGCACCCACGAGCAGATCCGAGCCGCGCAGCGGCTGCGCCACCAGGTCTTCGCCGGCGAGATGGGCGCGACCCTGCACTCTCCGCTGCCCGGCCACGACATCGACGCCGTCGACGACCTCGCCGACCACCTCGTCGTCACCCACACCGCCACCGGCGACGTCGTCGGCACCTACCGGCTGCTGCCGCCCGGCCGCAGCCCGCGGCTCTACTCCGACGGCGAATTCGACCTCGGCGCGCTGGCTGAGCTGCGCCCCTCCCTCATCGAGGCCGGCCGCTCCTGTGTCCATCCCGACCACCGCAGCGGCGCCGTCATGACCCAGATGTGGGCCGCGCTCGCCCGCTACACCCTGCTCTCCGGCCACCGCTACCTCGCCGGCTGCGCCTCCGTTCCGCTCGCCGACGGCGGTATCGCGGCCGCCCACGCCTGGGGGCTGGGCCGCACCCGCTACGCCGCCCCGCACGGGCTGCAGGTCACCCCGCACCACCCCTGGCACCCCACCGTCCCCGTCCCCGCCCGCCCCACCCTGGCCCAGCTGCCGCCGCTGCTCCGCGGCTATCTGCGCATCGGCGCCTTCATCTGCGGCGAGCCCGCCCACGACCCCGAGTTCGACGTCGCCGACTTCTTCGTCGTCCTGGACATGGAACGGCTCGGCGACCGCTACCGCCGCTACTTCCTGGGCGCGCGGTGA
- a CDS encoding alpha-N-acetylglucosaminidase TIM-barrel domain-containing protein: MSRPSRRALLGTAGAIGAGAALGGAAPAAAAASGRLARRTERAPADETGAAYDTAPARAALTRLLPRHADQFQLVPLARGGGTDRFRVDGRAGRITVSGTTPAVLLTGVHWYLKYTCRAHVSWAGDQVELPGRLPAPASPAERSTALRHRFALNDTHDGYTAPYADWPHWERLIDVLALHGVNEVLVTPGAEAVYHRLLTDSGYSDAEARAWLPAPSHQPWWLLQNMSGYGGPLSRELIDKRAELGRRITGRLRELGMHPVLPGYFGTVPDGFAARNPGARTVPQGTWSGLKRPDWLDPRTDAFAAAAASFYRHQHQLLGPADHFKMDLLHEGGDPGDVPVPDAARAVEKALRTAHPDATWVILGWQGNPRRDLLDAVDHDRMLIVDGLSDLDTVTDRERDWGGVPYAFGSIPNFGGRTTLGAKTHIWAERFTAWRDKPGSKLAGTAYMPEAAERDPAAFELFCELAWRERPVDRAAWFDGYADLRYGARDDGARAAYAALRTSAYEISSKDGRPHDSVFAARPSLAARSGTVYATHTPAFDPAAFDTAFAALLTVRPALRGSDAYRHDLTDAARQALANRSWQLIGQLQEAYRRKDRTTFRALSELWLRLMRLCDEVTGAHRLFLLGPWLAQAKAMATGAEEQARLEHSARALLTTWADRATADGGSLANYANRDWHGLIREVHLPQWQAYLDELADALAADRPPKTFDWYSLEEPWTRARTAHPLRPTTDAYRTARRVHDTLAKAPYQGTVTVTADPSGLPPGGRATVTAALRNVNGLRATGRVDFALSGVDATASGPASLPSLPPGGTGRARWQVTAPAGPLNTPLHPLPYDLTVDYGPKGEPRVRAARHGTLYVAGPLDDDLRTVTTNAAVFGQLGDRLAVNGGGADLWKATAEFGAVYRPGALTAGGSVTVEVTSQDPTGPWARAGLVVRNRLAALSSPSAPSTPGAPSAADAADALGFLNLSVTPANGVVLSYDANGDGTLDTYRRLTGITAPVLLRLTRGKDAGAAGTYTGSCSTDDGATWREIATVTVPGAAARQDTGLHQCAANSATGDRGTAEFRRWKLA; the protein is encoded by the coding sequence ATGAGCCGACCGTCACGACGCGCACTGTTGGGAACCGCCGGAGCGATCGGGGCCGGGGCGGCGCTCGGCGGGGCCGCTCCCGCCGCCGCCGCGGCCTCCGGGCGGCTGGCCCGCCGCACGGAGCGGGCACCGGCGGACGAGACCGGAGCCGCGTATGACACCGCACCGGCGCGGGCGGCACTGACCCGGCTGCTGCCCCGGCACGCCGACCAGTTCCAGCTGGTGCCGCTCGCCCGCGGCGGCGGCACCGACCGCTTCCGGGTGGACGGCCGGGCGGGCCGGATCACGGTCTCCGGGACCACCCCCGCCGTCCTGCTGACCGGCGTCCACTGGTACCTCAAATACACCTGCCGGGCCCATGTGTCCTGGGCCGGCGACCAGGTGGAGCTCCCCGGCCGGCTGCCCGCCCCGGCCTCGCCGGCCGAGCGGTCCACCGCGCTGCGCCACCGCTTCGCCCTCAACGACACCCACGACGGCTACACCGCCCCGTACGCCGACTGGCCGCACTGGGAGCGGCTGATCGATGTGCTGGCACTGCACGGCGTCAACGAGGTGCTGGTCACCCCGGGCGCCGAGGCCGTCTACCACCGGCTGCTCACCGACTCCGGCTACTCCGACGCCGAGGCCCGCGCCTGGCTCCCCGCGCCCTCGCACCAGCCGTGGTGGCTGCTGCAGAACATGAGCGGCTACGGCGGCCCGCTCAGCCGCGAGCTGATCGACAAGCGCGCCGAGCTGGGCCGCCGGATCACCGGCCGGCTGCGCGAGCTCGGCATGCACCCCGTCCTCCCTGGCTACTTCGGCACCGTCCCGGACGGTTTCGCCGCCCGCAACCCCGGCGCGCGCACCGTCCCGCAGGGCACCTGGTCCGGCCTCAAACGCCCCGACTGGCTCGACCCGCGCACCGACGCGTTCGCCGCTGCCGCCGCCTCCTTCTACCGCCATCAGCACCAACTCCTCGGCCCCGCCGACCACTTCAAGATGGATCTGCTGCACGAGGGCGGCGACCCCGGCGACGTGCCCGTGCCGGACGCCGCCCGCGCCGTCGAGAAGGCACTGCGCACCGCCCACCCCGATGCCACCTGGGTGATCCTGGGCTGGCAGGGCAATCCCCGGCGCGATCTGCTGGACGCCGTCGACCACGACCGGATGCTGATCGTGGACGGCCTCAGCGACCTGGACACCGTCACCGACCGGGAGCGGGACTGGGGCGGGGTGCCGTACGCCTTCGGCTCGATCCCCAACTTCGGCGGCCGCACCACCCTCGGCGCCAAGACCCACATCTGGGCCGAGCGCTTCACCGCCTGGCGCGACAAGCCGGGCAGCAAGCTCGCCGGGACCGCGTACATGCCGGAGGCCGCCGAACGCGACCCGGCCGCGTTCGAGCTGTTTTGCGAACTGGCCTGGCGGGAGCGCCCGGTGGACCGCGCCGCCTGGTTCGACGGCTATGCCGACCTGCGCTACGGCGCCCGCGACGACGGGGCCCGCGCCGCATATGCCGCACTGCGCACCAGCGCGTACGAGATCTCCAGCAAGGACGGCCGGCCGCACGACTCGGTCTTCGCCGCCCGCCCCTCGCTGGCCGCCCGCTCCGGCACGGTCTACGCCACCCACACCCCGGCCTTCGACCCGGCGGCGTTCGACACCGCCTTCGCCGCGCTGCTGACGGTCCGCCCCGCGCTGCGCGGCAGCGACGCCTACCGCCACGATCTGACGGACGCCGCCCGGCAGGCCCTCGCCAACCGGTCCTGGCAGCTGATCGGGCAGCTCCAGGAGGCCTACCGGCGCAAGGACCGTACGACCTTCCGTGCGCTGTCGGAGCTGTGGCTGCGGCTGATGCGGCTGTGCGACGAGGTCACCGGGGCGCACCGGCTGTTCCTGCTCGGGCCCTGGCTGGCACAGGCGAAGGCCATGGCGACCGGCGCCGAGGAGCAGGCGCGGCTGGAGCACAGCGCCCGTGCACTGCTCACCACCTGGGCGGACCGGGCCACCGCCGACGGCGGTTCGCTGGCCAACTACGCCAACCGCGACTGGCACGGCCTGATCCGCGAGGTCCATCTCCCGCAGTGGCAGGCGTACTTGGACGAACTGGCCGACGCGCTGGCCGCGGACCGGCCGCCGAAGACCTTCGACTGGTACTCCCTGGAAGAGCCCTGGACCCGCGCGCGCACCGCCCATCCGCTGCGCCCGACGACCGATGCGTACCGCACCGCGCGGCGGGTCCACGACACCCTCGCCAAGGCCCCCTACCAGGGCACCGTCACGGTCACCGCCGACCCGTCCGGGCTGCCGCCGGGCGGCCGGGCCACCGTCACCGCGGCGCTGCGCAACGTCAACGGGCTGCGCGCGACCGGCCGGGTGGACTTCGCCCTGAGCGGCGTCGACGCCACCGCCTCGGGCCCGGCGTCGCTGCCGTCGCTCCCGCCCGGCGGCACCGGCCGCGCCCGCTGGCAGGTCACCGCCCCCGCCGGTCCCCTGAACACCCCCCTGCACCCGCTCCCCTACGACCTCACCGTCGACTACGGCCCGAAGGGCGAGCCACGGGTCCGCGCGGCGCGGCACGGCACCCTGTACGTGGCGGGGCCGCTGGACGACGACCTGCGGACCGTCACCACCAATGCGGCGGTTTTCGGCCAGTTGGGCGACCGGCTGGCCGTCAACGGCGGGGGCGCCGACCTGTGGAAGGCCACCGCCGAGTTCGGCGCGGTCTACCGGCCGGGCGCGCTCACCGCGGGCGGCTCGGTCACCGTCGAGGTGACCTCCCAGGACCCGACCGGCCCCTGGGCCCGCGCCGGCCTCGTCGTCCGCAACCGCCTCGCCGCACTCTCCTCACCCTCCGCACCTTCCACCCCGGGCGCCCCCTCAGCCGCAGACGCCGCGGACGCCCTCGGCTTCCTCAACCTCTCCGTGACCCCCGCCAACGGCGTCGTGCTCTCCTACGACGCGAACGGCGACGGCACCCTGGACACCTACCGGCGGCTCACCGGCATCACCGCGCCCGTCCTGCTCCGCCTCACCCGCGGGAAGGACGCCGGGGCCGCGGGCACCTACACCGGCTCCTGCTCCACCGACGACGGCGCGACCTGGCGCGAGATCGCCACCGTCACCGTCCCCGGGGCCGCCGCCCGGCAGGACACCGGTCTGCACCAGTGTGCCGCCAACTCCGCGACGGGGGACCGCGGGACGGCGGAATTCCGCCGCTGGAAGCTCGCCTGA
- a CDS encoding DUF397 domain-containing protein, with protein MSAAAEKEWLYALDISDATWQRAPGDAEEAVEIAFLERGAVAMRNSTDPDVVLRYTEGEWRAFVLGARDGEFDLQR; from the coding sequence ATGAGTGCCGCAGCTGAGAAGGAGTGGCTCTACGCCCTCGACATTTCCGACGCCACCTGGCAGCGCGCCCCCGGAGACGCCGAGGAGGCCGTGGAGATCGCCTTCCTGGAGCGGGGCGCGGTGGCCATGCGCAACTCCACGGACCCCGATGTGGTACTGCGCTACACCGAAGGGGAGTGGCGGGCATTCGTCCTCGGCGCGCGGGACGGCGAGTTCGACCTGCAGCGCTGA